TAATTCTCCCTTATTCACAAAATACATCTATTATACTTTAGCATATTTTTCAGACAAATACCAGTTCAACTTTCGTTACTAGTTTAAAAAAGATCTGTGCTGGTCTAATCCAACACAGATCTTTTTTCTATTTTCTTAAAACGTCCCCATATTCAGGTTTTGTATCAAACTCTTTTTTAGCAAAAGGACAAAGCGGAATGATTTTCTTTCCTTCACGGCGTGCTTTTTCTACACCATTTAAGACCAACTTTTCCGCTAGTTTTTGACCTCTGTATGTAGGGTCAACAAAAGTATGATCGATGATCATCATTTTATCACCAGCATTCGACCAAGTCATCTCACCAATTTCTTGATTTTC
The DNA window shown above is from Enterococcus sp. 12C11_DIV0727 and carries:
- a CDS encoding GNAT family N-acetyltransferase, which codes for MEIKEEENRFVLFNDENQEIGEMTWSNAGDKMMIIDHTFVDPTYRGQKLAEKLVLNGVEKARREGKKIIPLCPFAKKEFDTKPEYGDVLRK